The Qipengyuania aurantiaca genome contains the following window.
CTTGCGCTGATGAACGAGCGCGGCGCGGGGCGGCGCGGCGTGCAGCAGGGCGACTGGTTCCAGCTTGGCTTTACCCGAAGCGCCTTCCTCACCGGCACGCTCGGCCCGCTGTCGCTGGTGCGGCTGACCGGTGGCATATTGCTCGCGCTGGCCCCTCTGGTGGCGGGCCTGCTGCTGTTCGGCTTCACGCGCTCGATCTTCACCGGCTGGGCCAAAGGGCTGGTGGCGGTCTTCCTCGCAACCATCCTCGTCTCGCTGCTGCTTTCGGTCCAGCTTGCGCTGATGGAGCCGTGGTTGCAGGGCGTGATCCAGCTTCGCGCCGCCGACCAGCCGACCCTGTCCGCTCCGACCGAGGGGCTGACGATGACGCTGGCCTTTGCGCTGATGTGCTTTGGCGCGATCGCCTTCGCGGCCTGGATCGCCTTCAACTCCTCGCTTTCGGCCAGGCTGTTTGCGCGCAGCCCTACCGAAGCGCCGCAGGGTAGGCGGGAGGTGCGCAGTTTCCAGACCATCTCGACCAGCACGCGCGAGGACCGACTGTTGCACGGTCCGGCCGTGGCGGCCTCGGTGGCACGCACGATCGAGCGTGACCAGCGCTTCGGGCGCGATCCATCCGTGGTCCTGCTGGAACAGGCGCCCGGTCAGCGCAGCGCCGCCCCGGCGCAGCAGGCCACCCAGGTCATCCAGCGGCCGCAGCCGCTCGGCAGCACGCACAGAAGCTCGGGAATGTCGTCGTCGCGGTCCCGCACCAACAGGGATGAGGCACGATGAACCAGTTCAGCGAGGTCCGGGAAATGAGCGAGGCGGAGGAGGACACCGACAGCCCGCTGAAGGGCTATTACCGCGAGGCGCAAAGCTGGTCGGCCGATCGCGACGAGGCGCTGGCGTCCTCGCGCAAGACCGCGTGGATGGTGGCGGCTGCGCTGGGCGTGATTGCGCTGCTGGAAGCCGTGGCCATCGTCGTGATGCTGCCGCTGAAAACCGTGCAGCCCTACACGTTGCTGGTCGACCGCCAGACCGGCTACATCCAGGCTCTCGACCCGATCGAAGGGGAATCGATCACTCCGGGACAGGCGATGGCGCGCTCTTTCCTCGCGCAATATGTCATCGCGCGCGAAGGCTTCGATATCGATACGCTCCAGGAAGATTACCGCCGCGTTGCGCTGTGGTCGGGCGGCGAGGCGCGCACCCGCTATGTCGCCGAAGCGCAGGCGAGCAACCCGTCGAGCAAGCTCGCTACCCTGCCACGGCAGGCGCGGATCGAGGTGGAGATCCGTTCGATCTCCTCGATCAACGCGGATACGGCGCTGGTTCGTTATGCGACCTACCGCACCGATCCGGGCGGCCAGCGGCAGGCGCCGCAATCCTGGGCATCGGTCGTGCGCTACCGCTTCTCGGGCGAGGCGATGACGGCCGAGGACCGGCTGGTCAATCCGCTCGGCTTCCAGGTCATGCGCTACCGCCGCGATGCCGAATATCTGGGCGATACGCCCGCTTCTGCGCCAGCCTATTCCCCCGCGGCAGATAGGCCGGCCATCGTGATCCCGCGCCCGGGCGATGCGGATGAAGCAGAGGTCGAGACGGAGGAAACGCCGTGAGATTTCTCGCGCTCCTGCTCGCCCTGTGCGCCGCGTCCTTGCCAGGAAGCGCGCTGGCGCAGGAGGATGCGCGCGTGGCGATGCTTCCCGTTTCCGGCGATGCGCGGCTGACACTGCACACGGCGCTGCGCACGCCGCAGACGATCCTCTTTCCGCAGGGCGAGCAGATCATCGACGTGACGGTCAGCGATCCCGCTATCTACCGGCCCGGAGTTTCCATGTCGGGAGACAGCCTCGTGCTGGTGCCTGAAAGCGAGATCGGGTTTGCCCGGATGACCGTCGAAACGCTGGGCGGGGTTTACGAATTCGATCTCGTTCCCGTGCAGGCGGGCGAGGCACCGCTGGTGGTGCAGGTCGGTGCAGCGGAATTGCCTGTCGTCGCCGGTGGTGCGCAACCACAGGAAGTCCCGCCCGACACCGGCCAGTACCGCCTGCGCGGCGATCGCGCGGTGCAGCCCGCTGCAATTTCGGACGATGGCACGAAGACCTATCTCACCTGGGGCGAGAAACAGGCCATGCCCGCCGTCTTTGCCATCGGCCCCTCGGGCGAGGAAGAGATGGTCGAAGGCTATATGCGCGGCGGGATCTACACCATCGACCGCGTCTACGCCGAGCTCGTCTTCCGCATCGACAAGGAAAAGGCGCGGGCGCAGCGCCGGCGCGAGGGAGGGCGGCGATGACCGAGGAGAAGGGCAGGGCCCTGCCGCTGGTTGCAGGACGCGCCGGAAGCACCGGCGTGTGGGCCTTTGCAGGAGTGATGGCGGTGGTCGGCGCGCTCCTTTTCTACGCGCTCGAGGCGCGGCGAAGTTCGCTCGCAAGTCCCGACGTCATGGTGCCGACCGAGGCCGGTGCGGGACAGATTTCCTCGCCGCCCGAACTGATAATCCCCAGCGATCGCGCGCTGCGTCCCGATTTCGGCCTGATCATGCCCGATGAAAGCGACGAACCGCCGATGCCAGTCTTCACCCTGCCGCGCGCCGAGCCGCGCCCCCAGCCACGACCCGCGGCCCGCGAGCCGCAGCCGCTCTCGCCTCCAGACGAGATCTATGTCGAGGAACCGCCGCCGCCCTCGCTGCGCGAGGTGACCCGCCCGGTAACGCGCGTGGCCCAGCGGCCTCCGCTGGCACCTGCGGAAGCGCCGTCCATGGCCGAGCCGACCGAGACCGAGCGCAAATACCTCGTGCGCTTCGACAATCCCTCCATGACCATTCCCAAGGGAACGGTCATTCACGCCGTGCTCGAATCCGCGCTCGATTCCACGCGGCCCGGAGCGGTGCGCGCAATCGTCTCGCGCGATGTCAGCAGCTTCGACGGATCGCGCGTCCTCATCCCGAAGGGCAGCCGCCTGATCGGCAATTACGAGGCCGGCGTGGCGCGGGGCCAGAAGCGCGCGCTCGTCCAGTGGACGCGGCTGATGCTGCCGGAAGGGGTGATCATGGAACTGGACTCGCCGTCTGCCGATCCGCTGGGGCGCGCAGGGGTGAAGGGCAAGGTCAACTCGCACTTCTTCGCACGCTTCGGCGATGCGCTGATGCGCTCGATCCTCGATGTCGGCGTCCAGGTGGCCGGGCGGCAGGTTGGCGGCGATACGGTGATCGTGAACCTGCCCAACTCGGCGCAGATTACCGGCACGACGGGGCAGGACATCCAGCCCACGCTCAAGGTCAAGCACGGCACCAGCGTGTCGGTCTTCGTTGCGCATGATCTCGATTTCTCGGCCCGGTTCCGCTGAGGGCGCGCCCGTGACGCAGCAGGTCTATCTCGACACCTTTCTCGCCCCGCTCGGTCCCTTTCTGTCGCAGGGCGATGTGACCGACATTTACGTCAACCGTCCCGGCGAAATCTGGACCGAAAGCCTTGGCGGCGCGATTGCCCGGCATGACGCGCCGGGGCTGACCGACCGCGTCTTGTCGCGGCTTGCGCGGCAGGTGGCGGCGCACTCGGCGCAAGGGATCAGCCGCGAGCATCCGCTGCTCGCCGCCAACCTGCCAGACGGCTCGCGCATCCAGATCATCCTGCCTCCCGCTACCCGCGGCGACATCGCGCTCGCCATCCGCAAGCATGTGAACGCCGACCTCTCGCTCGCCGATATGGGCCGCCTCGGATCGCTCGACGAGGTGAAGGTCGTGGATGGCGAGGAGGCGACCCGCCCTCCGTTCGACCCGGCCGATTACGAGGATGTCGAGCATATGCTGCGCGCCGCCGTGCTCCAGCGGCGGACGGTACTGGTGTGCGGCGGGGCCTCGACTGGCAAGACGACCATGCTCAACGCGCTCCTTGCCGAAATCCCGGAAGAGGAGCGGCTGGTGCTGATCGAGGACACGCCCGAGCTGCGCCTTGCCCATGCCAACGCGGTCGGGCTTGTAGCGGCGCGCGGATCGATGGGCGAAGCGGAGGTTTCGCCGGAGGACTTGCTGGTCGCCTCGCTCCGGATGCGCCCGGACCGCATCATCCTTGGCGAGGTACGCGGCAGCGAGGCGATAACCTTCCTGCGCGCGGCGAACACGGGGCACCCCGGATCGCTCTGCACCATCCATGCGGATTCGCCCGAACGCGCAATCGACCAGATGGCGCTGCTGGTCCTCCAGACGGGCCCGCGCATGAGCTGGGAAGACATCGTCCAGTATGTCCGGCGCTCGGTCGATATCGTCGTCCACCTGGGGCGCAGCGGCGGCCGGCGGCGGGTGGAAACCGTGCTAACGGTGTAGGCGCGCAGGGTTCTATACACTTAGGCATAGGCCTGCGGCACTAAGCCGTCTGGCGAATTGCGAAGGCCCAGTCGGTTAAGGTATTTGCAACGGATAGGGCTTCCCCAAGCGGAGCCCGGGGCAAAACAGGATCGCCGTAGATAGCAACACCCCGCAGGACGACCAGGCGGTAGTGCCGGAGCGATGTCTGCGAACCCCGTCAGAGGGCAGCGCATCGATTCCCCCGACCCGCCAAGCATGGGTGGGTACAATGCAAAGACGTAGTTTCCTGAAAGTCGGAGCCGCAGGCGGGGCAGTGGCGGCGGTCGGTCTTTCTCCGATACCAAGCAGAGCGAACAATACCATCACGGAGACCGATTTCGTGCTGACGATTGAAGAAGCGAACATGGAGCTGATTGACGGCTCTGTGGTCTACACGCTTCAGTTTTTCCGCGGCTTCGATAACGCGTCACCAGAATTGCGAGTAGAGGAGGGTGAGAAAATCACCATTACGGTGACTAATAATGATCACCGCCCGCACGGTTTCGTTATCCACGCCGCATCGGGAACCTGGATACCTCCGATCCCACCCGGTGAAACAGCATCGAGGACGTTTATAGCCCCAGCCGCGGGTACCTATATGTACCTCGACGGTACAAAGGGGCCATTGCACCGATTAATGGGGCTGCACGGCGTGTTTGTCGTGGAGCCGGCAAATAAAGGGCGCACGGTAGGTGGCGCGCAAACACCTTATTCCCAAAAGGAGCACAACCCCCAGTTGCAAATGCTCTTCGAAGCATTCGGTAATCACCCGCGGTTTCCGGGATCAGGCTGGATCGCTGGCGACGAAACGCGCGACAAAGTCTGGCTATTCTCTCAAATCGACCCATCGCTCAACGCGAGTTTCGCCGCTGGAGAGAGCATCGATTCGAAAGCAATCCGCAACAAATTCACTCCGCGCTACTTCACGATCAATGGTCTTTCGGGATTCGATACCGCGCATCACGATTCAGAGGATAAGCCGCATGAGGGGCCCGCTGGACGTATCATGCCTTCGGGGCGTCAAGGTGAACCATGTCTGTTGCGATGTCTCAACGCGGGCCTCGCAAATCATGCCGTTCACATTCACGGCAACCACTGCTTTGAGATCTGCGAAACCGATTACAAGGGCCGGCGATACATTAGTGAGAATATTTACGAACTTGATACTTGGCTGCTGCGGCCGATGCAGCGCATCGACATGTTGCTGCCTTTCGAACGGCCACCCGACGCCGCCGTCTGGCCGCCGCGCGATGAGCCCTTCCCTCTCAAATATGTGATGCACTGCCACTTCGAACTATCACAGTCGGCTGGTGGGGGAAATTATCCGCAGGGTGCCGTCACTCACTGGGAAATGACCGGAGCGCTTTGAGCAGCGATCCGACGGGAGCAAACAATGGTTGACTGGTCAGACACAGCGATAGGCAACGAAGTCGATTACGCGACCTTCGGTTGTAATGTCTTCAAGGCCGATCCTGCGACGCCCGACAGGGTGAATCCGGATATCGAGATCTGGCGCGTCGGTGCAAAAAAGGTCGACAAGCGAGCACCCGATGGCCGTAAAATAAGGTTCTGGACCTTCCGCGATACCGATCCCAATAAGCCGTTCCAGACGCTGGTGCATCCAGCGCCAGCAATGCTTGTGAAGGAGAACCACGTTGTTCACACACATCTGACAACGGCCACTGGTCCCCATACGATCCATCATCATGGCATAGAGCCTTCGACGGCAAACGATGGCGTCGGTCATGTGTCCTTCGAGGTGGGAGATGGTTACACATATCAGTGGAGGCCTTCACGCCCTGGCACTTTCTTCTATCATTGTCACCGAAACACCGCGTTGCACTTCGAACTGGGCATGTGGGGCCCGCTTATTGTTTACCCTGAAGATCACGACGAACATGACAAACGACTTTTCTCCGGTGGTCCCGGTTACGATAGTGAGAAAATCTGGGCGGCGCATTCCGTGGATCCGCGCTGGCATCTGATCGATGCGCACGACGCGGGGTTGTGCGGCATCGATGCCGGCCTCAACATCTACCGACCGGAATATTTCATGTTATCGGGCATGTGGGGCGAGCAGGCACACTACAGCCGAAAGACGGAGATCGTGGCGCAGCAGGGAGAACGGGTTCTTATTCGCCTCCTTAACGCCAGCTATTCGCTACTGCGTATTCAGTTTTCACATGACGTAGAAATCGTCGCTGCCGATGGACATGCCTGGGGGCGCTATCCTTGGTGCCCATCCACACAGATGCTGCCTGCCTACCGCCCGCTCGAGATGGCAACGGCGCAACGCTACGATTTCATCATCGAAGCGAAGAAGACCGGATATTTCCCAGTGTATTTTCAATTCCGTGACTGGATCACCGGCAAGATCCACAACAACGGCAAGGGCCGGATGAAAGGAAGGATCAGGGTAGTATGAGACGCTCGGCAATCCGCATTTCGGAATCCTACGTGGTTCCCGAAGACCAGCGCCGGAAGCTCGCCCAGGCGGTCTCCGTTTTCGGCGACGAACAGCCCGCGCCCGACGAAATGGGCGGCTGGTTCGACTTCGCCGACTGGCGCGGCCGGCCGGTCGACCAGTCCTATTTCCTCGGCCGCTGGACGATGCTCTATTTCGGCTACGCGCGCTGTAAGGGTTCGTGCCGCGAGGCCGCGCCGATGATGGCCCGGGCCGCGCGCGAGCTGCGCGAGGCGGGCATTGCCGCACGCGCGGCCTTCGTCGATATCGAGGTCCATCCGATTGCCCCGCCGCAGCCGCTCCGGCTGGCAGCAAAGGACCACCGGCACGCTTACAACTGGCCGATGCGTATGGCCCAGTCCGACCTCTACGAACGGCACGCTGGCCAGCTCGATGTGCTGAGCGGCAATCGCGCGCAACTGGCCCAGGCCACGATGGCCTATCACGTGCTGCGCGAGCACACGGTTCCTCATCGCGGAGAGCAGGGCCTGAGCATCAACCATAGCTCGATGATCTACCTGCTCGGGCGCGATACGTTCGTGGCGGCCTATGGCTATCACGATATGGGTGCGGACGCGCTGGTGTCGCTCGTGCAGGATCTTTCGCAGGCAGAGAGGCAGCAAGTGGACTTCGCAGCTGTCAAA
Protein-coding sequences here:
- a CDS encoding virB8 family protein; the encoded protein is MNQFSEVREMSEAEEDTDSPLKGYYREAQSWSADRDEALASSRKTAWMVAAALGVIALLEAVAIVVMLPLKTVQPYTLLVDRQTGYIQALDPIEGESITPGQAMARSFLAQYVIAREGFDIDTLQEDYRRVALWSGGEARTRYVAEAQASNPSSKLATLPRQARIEVEIRSISSINADTALVRYATYRTDPGGQRQAPQSWASVVRYRFSGEAMTAEDRLVNPLGFQVMRYRRDAEYLGDTPASAPAYSPAADRPAIVIPRPGDADEAEVETEETP
- a CDS encoding type IV secretion system protein, giving the protein MACNAIRTGERYLESALEHVDCQAQSIGSFGYMALSEPGSTLSVALTAVLVIFVALFGLRIALGYPIFGHDLASHALRLVIVLTLATSWPAFKAIAYDVVVSGPAEIVQTVGGSAQLPGSDGSLASRLQNVDEGLALMNERGAGRRGVQQGDWFQLGFTRSAFLTGTLGPLSLVRLTGGILLALAPLVAGLLLFGFTRSIFTGWAKGLVAVFLATILVSLLLSVQLALMEPWLQGVIQLRAADQPTLSAPTEGLTMTLAFALMCFGAIAFAAWIAFNSSLSARLFARSPTEAPQGRREVRSFQTISTSTREDRLLHGPAVAASVARTIERDQRFGRDPSVVLLEQAPGQRSAAPAQQATQVIQRPQPLGSTHRSSGMSSSRSRTNRDEAR
- a CDS encoding TrbI/VirB10 family protein: MTEEKGRALPLVAGRAGSTGVWAFAGVMAVVGALLFYALEARRSSLASPDVMVPTEAGAGQISSPPELIIPSDRALRPDFGLIMPDESDEPPMPVFTLPRAEPRPQPRPAAREPQPLSPPDEIYVEEPPPPSLREVTRPVTRVAQRPPLAPAEAPSMAEPTETERKYLVRFDNPSMTIPKGTVIHAVLESALDSTRPGAVRAIVSRDVSSFDGSRVLIPKGSRLIGNYEAGVARGQKRALVQWTRLMLPEGVIMELDSPSADPLGRAGVKGKVNSHFFARFGDALMRSILDVGVQVAGRQVGGDTVIVNLPNSAQITGTTGQDIQPTLKVKHGTSVSVFVAHDLDFSARFR
- a CDS encoding TrbG/VirB9 family P-type conjugative transfer protein; translated protein: MRFLALLLALCAASLPGSALAQEDARVAMLPVSGDARLTLHTALRTPQTILFPQGEQIIDVTVSDPAIYRPGVSMSGDSLVLVPESEIGFARMTVETLGGVYEFDLVPVQAGEAPLVVQVGAAELPVVAGGAQPQEVPPDTGQYRLRGDRAVQPAAISDDGTKTYLTWGEKQAMPAVFAIGPSGEEEMVEGYMRGGIYTIDRVYAELVFRIDKEKARAQRRREGGRR
- a CDS encoding SCO family protein, with translation MRRSAIRISESYVVPEDQRRKLAQAVSVFGDEQPAPDEMGGWFDFADWRGRPVDQSYFLGRWTMLYFGYARCKGSCREAAPMMARAARELREAGIAARAAFVDIEVHPIAPPQPLRLAAKDHRHAYNWPMRMAQSDLYERHAGQLDVLSGNRAQLAQATMAYHVLREHTVPHRGEQGLSINHSSMIYLLGRDTFVAAYGYHDMGADALVSLVQDLSQAERQQVDFAAVKRRYLRGTCGGDIG
- the virB11 gene encoding P-type DNA transfer ATPase VirB11; the encoded protein is MTQQVYLDTFLAPLGPFLSQGDVTDIYVNRPGEIWTESLGGAIARHDAPGLTDRVLSRLARQVAAHSAQGISREHPLLAANLPDGSRIQIILPPATRGDIALAIRKHVNADLSLADMGRLGSLDEVKVVDGEEATRPPFDPADYEDVEHMLRAAVLQRRTVLVCGGASTGKTTMLNALLAEIPEEERLVLIEDTPELRLAHANAVGLVAARGSMGEAEVSPEDLLVASLRMRPDRIILGEVRGSEAITFLRAANTGHPGSLCTIHADSPERAIDQMALLVLQTGPRMSWEDIVQYVRRSVDIVVHLGRSGGRRRVETVLTV
- a CDS encoding multicopper oxidase domain-containing protein, with the translated sequence MQRRSFLKVGAAGGAVAAVGLSPIPSRANNTITETDFVLTIEEANMELIDGSVVYTLQFFRGFDNASPELRVEEGEKITITVTNNDHRPHGFVIHAASGTWIPPIPPGETASRTFIAPAAGTYMYLDGTKGPLHRLMGLHGVFVVEPANKGRTVGGAQTPYSQKEHNPQLQMLFEAFGNHPRFPGSGWIAGDETRDKVWLFSQIDPSLNASFAAGESIDSKAIRNKFTPRYFTINGLSGFDTAHHDSEDKPHEGPAGRIMPSGRQGEPCLLRCLNAGLANHAVHIHGNHCFEICETDYKGRRYISENIYELDTWLLRPMQRIDMLLPFERPPDAAVWPPRDEPFPLKYVMHCHFELSQSAGGGNYPQGAVTHWEMTGAL